The window TCGTACATACCAGTGCAACGACGGCAATATCGAAGATATAAATAGAGAAAACCGTTACGATGGAAGTAGGTAATACGATGTATCGTATAACTGTTTCGATTCGATTTCATTCGGTTCGATTCGGTAAAATCCTGACATCTTGTCTTCGCTTATGAATTGCATTCAATCGAGTCGAGAATAGTCGCCTTGTCAGCTGTTTTTGCGATGCTCCCTTAGCACGTGGACCGGCAGGGTAGAAATAGCCGCGGACAGCGTGTCGCACAATGCTATGAATTCTTAGGGATATTAACTCTGTATAATATAACTGCTCTTACCATTCGATCACCTAACTCTCACCTATTTTTATCCTATACAACCAGGTACAGCTTCCCAAGCGTTTACGAAACATATTTAATTCAGGATACAACAGCAGAATTTATTATACCTGGCAGGCGTATTTTGGAGAAAGGGTTAAGGATCGATACGTTGCGTGATTAAACGTTTCCACTTGAAGTCCTCGATTAGTCATTAATTTCTGTATTCCATCACCTGTACACGCGTGTATTTCGTTTCATTTAAATAAGTTGAATTAAAACGCAGACGCTCTGCGCCGCGCTTACAAGAACGCCCAAGTTCTTGTATTAAAAATTGtcaagttttgaaaatttctcggTATCGTTGGTTCTTTGGAAACTAAGATTTATTCAGATAGCAGCTGCAGTTGGAACACGTGCTGGAGCAGGAACACGAGCTGTCGGAAAAGCTCAAATACTCGTCGGAAAGATCGGAATCGTCCATCGGGTATGAACCGCTGTCTGGGAAAAAGCAATACACAACATAAATCGCGCTTCATCGGAAGTTTATTTCCACCTGTGCTGAAAGTAACGTTTACGGATACTCTACCTGGCAGGTATCCCATTTTCGTAACAATCTTTGTTACGTGATGCGCGAATGCTTTCATGGCTTTTTCCGCGTTTCTCTCGTGGCGTTTGATTTTTCTCTCCTCTCGTCTTTTCCGCTTTTCGATCAGCCGTTGCTCGTGCTTTCCGATCTTCTTCTTTCCTGTCGAATCACTAAACGGTTATCAAAGTGGCATAATAAAATCGCACGTCGGTAGAAAAAATTGTAACGAGTTACCTGTCTCGGTGTTTTTCTCCTCTTGCTTGCTACATTTCAGTGGTTTTCCCGCGTTCGAACTTAGGGGTTctttgttttcctttttccttttagtCTTCTCAGTTTCGCAGTTTACGGACGCatttgtgtttttctttttcccggCTGTAACTTCATCCCTCCTTTTACTCAAATCTTTTCTCGGACAAATCTCCGTCGCACGACATTTCTTGGAAGAAGCGTCCGCCGAGAAGGGAGCCTTTTTCAACCCTGACGCGttcttttctgtttccttttccCCTATTAAATCGTTAACTTGCGCGCGTTTGCTCTTCGGCGTGCTAGTATTGACGGGCAGCTGTGAGTTTATGCTTCCTAAAGTGCTTAtcatcgtttcatttttatttgttattacgtTTACAGTTTCAGTACCTGCGGCTTGCGTATCTTTAGCGGCACTTGCCGCCTTCTTCCTGGTCGGTTTCGAGATTGAGTTTACCTTAGCGTTCGGTTTCAAAACGTTTTCAACCTTCTGCCGATTGTTTGACGCCTTTGAAGTTTTACTCGGTTTTTCCTTCGGAACCCTCCTTTGTTTACCTTCCTTTTTGCCTTTACCATCTACGATTCGTTTCTGACTAGCACCCTTCTTCCCTTTCCCTtggtttttttcattttccagtgACCCTTGACCTCCGTCCTCTTTCGTCTCCGTCGACTTTTCCTCGTCCTCTTGACTTTTTCCTTTTGCACGAGATTTCTTGGAAGATGACGTCTTTCGATCTTCTCCGCTGTGTTCATCACCTGTCGTCAATTATAAATGATCTATCGATCGAAGGACGTTAACGTGAAAATCTTGTCCTGCTTACCTTCTGCGACGCGTTCCGGGCTCAATTGTTTCAACACTTGTTGCCTGAAATTCTGTTGCATGAATCTGTTGATATCATGCCACGTATCGCTTTCCATAATTTGATCCATGTCCAAAATACCGCCGAGTGCGGTGAACGAGAGCGCGGCTCTTCTCGGGATCGCTTCACGGCTCATTTtaattggaaaagaaaaatgagcAAGAAAATACGCAGAAAGAGAAACGAGTCGACGACGTACGGTCGCGTAGAATTAGATCGCAAGGTGTTTTGACGAAATTAGAGCTGTTCCTAGAGTCCGGCGAAGTTCGAGCCACGGTTCCTCGAGTGTACAggcaaaaagaaacaaatacgAGATCGATTTTCCTTGGTTGCTTGCTTACATTGAAACTTTGCTTTCTACGTCAAACCCCGTGTATTTTCGGTTTTCTCTGTTTCGAGATGAAAACGAACGCGTTACCAATACACGCGGTTAAACCACGCGTCGGCACGCGAATCACCGTTGAGCAACGACTAATTTAAGAATCGTTGAAAACGAAACGCTTTCAACGAATATCCGATTGTTACCGACACGATTTCACCTATTGCCGCGTTCGAACGGCTGGTGTGTTTGGATGTCGCGAAACGTCTGGCCGCTCTCTTGTTTACCTTATGTTAACGATTACCGAAGAATATTCAACGGTCGTACGATCCAAATAGATCGATCATAACGATTTGCCGAGGCAGGGTAAAAGAAGGGGCCAGGGGTGGAGTTTATTTTAAACGATTCCCGAAATTGCGAGAAACGTCGATCGAGGTTTTCTGCTTCGGTTGAAACGACGGGCGAACATAGCGGGGGCGCATTGTTTCTCGTTCGGAAACGCGGCAGAGAGAAAAGTTAGCTGTGACGTGAGAAATGTCAAGGTACATGAACAGCCTGACGTCATTTTTCTCTTCGTAAGTTCGAGTTTACGGTGATGAGGGGCTGGCTTTGCTCGTAACAATCGGTTAATCGACTGGAAGAGGGTTAAATTGACGTCACCTTTCCAATGACCGCATACTACGCGCATTTAATCGTTATCGACTAGCAATTGGCTAGTGTCGTTGTACCTTAAAAGGTAACAGAATATGTGGACATATAAAAATGGTGTAGGAGTCAGTCGCGTTATTGCTTCTTCGCTGCGTAGatcctgaaaataaaaaaacgaatACGATGGGAAAAAATTCTTGATCATCGTATCGTGTCATCACCAAAGAGGGATTCGACGAATCTCGATTTCACCGGTTTCTCGGTTTTAGATAAATAGACGTAAGACCACCTAGCGCGCCGTACATTTGTTTTCTTCTATTGAAACAATATTTACACCAAATGTGAAAAGtatttctacattttatgtcGGAGGTGCAATTTTCATTTCGCGCGCAAACATTCCGTTTGCTTATTTACGCCGAGTCCTGGGGCTGGCAAGAAAACAGGTAAGATACTTGTTGGAGAAAGAAAACAGTTCGATGAGGAAAGACGTTGCTCCGGGCAGAGTGTCGTGGTCGTTCGACTCATCGAAATAAAACGTCGATTCACGTGGTGGGACCAGTGTGTCGCCACGTATGTTGCCGTCTACCTGTATAAAAGTATCGTGATCCGGGATTCCGATCAGAGTACAGTTGGCCGCTGCTATCCGAGCGAACATGATCGAGGTAAGAGGATCGTTATACTTGTAACAGGTTCTCGACAGTGATCGGAGACATCGTTACAGATGATTTTCTTGGTGCTGTTCGTCGGATCGCTTGGAGCTTCAGCAGCTCCTGGAGCCTCTTTCCTCGCGGAAAACACGGAATCGGTTTGGTCCTCGTTACCAAGCACGGAAAATCTTGAGGAGAAAGCGATGCCTCTGTCGAAGCTGGTCGTCGACAAGCCCTTCCTATTACCCGGAGGATTGAATCTGCTGGAAAAGTCTCAAGTACCTGCCAAGCTGCCCGGGACAAGAAATCTGGAGGAGAAACGTATTCCAGAATTGGTGTTGCAGAAATTAGCGCAACCACCCCGCGAGATCCATCAATAAGATTAAACGACGTGATTTGCGAATTTGTGGAAGTGATAAgacaaattgtaaatttaatcgagtaaatagaataaatatacgatttcaatttttcaaagtagtatttctttcaaatttttcctAAACATTCTTTCACCCATAGCCATCGTATAGTTCGGTTGGATTTTCTTTGGAAAATTCAGAAAGATTTTCCATAGTTGCTTTTATCTCGAGCGGATAACAGCGGGAACTACTTTACCGGAGAAGTAGAACAAAATATCATTACTCAGGCGCTCTATTATTTTGCACGTGTATCTTTTGATACGAGCAATGCATCCAAGAGTGCATTGCgtcgaaggaaaatgaaaaattgcaagTTGATTATTTATCTTTCGTCTGTAGATCTACCAATGGTGAGTTTTGTTCCTTCCGAGAGATGGCTATTCGAGTCACTTCCGGATCTCGTTTTCCCGCTGCAAGTTGAACCGCGAACTCCAACTTGCTTTCAGACGGATCGAAAGTTGTCCGGAGTTGAAACGAGCAATTTTGTTTGCTTGTCGAGAGATGCCTCCGTCAGTTGCATTCGGGGAATTCAACTAAAAGTTTTCTATGATACGAAACAGTTTCACTCGTACAGAAGGATGTAAGAGATTTTTCTTTGTTGTATAAAACTGGTGCTCAAAGACGGTTCATCAGACGCGCTCGTCTTGATAACAAAGTTTTCCGTTTACCGTGAGAAATATGTGTTAATTCATCTCGAATGGAATTCCTTTGTGAGTTCCATCGTTCCTTCGCTTTGTCGCGAGATCCGCCGCCAGCGGGAAGCTCGAGAGACCGGGGAAggtaaaggaaaaggaaaaggaaacggTGAAGGAATctaaagggaggaaaaaaagcATTTTCTCTGCTACTTTTGTATAGCCAGCTCTTTTTCCCGAAAGAAAATTCGTCGGATGACGCGACTGGGCGCGACACGCGACGCCCTATAGGCACCCATAAGGGCGACGAtggagaaacgagggaaaagaGAATAATTTTGGTGGTTAAACAAATAGCTCGGTTATTGTATTATTGCCAGAGGGGATAGAACGAACCAATTGTATGGACGATCGATTATCAACGTTCCAGGATGGCCGGTCTCCTAACAATCCACAGAATTATCCGACCATACGGATAATCGCGTTACTTCATCAATTATCCGCTGACGGTGCACGCAATTAAGGCTGCGAAACACCAACGGATAACCTTCGCTTCGGTATTCGTAATCGCGACCGATTCGTATGGCATAATGAGAgaggagagaggagagagagagagagatagccCCGTTTGTTTCGTCGACGAGCGACTCTGCGAAGCGATCACGTTATTTTCCTCGGCTTGTTCCACGCGTGTTGAATGCGTTTGAATATATCGATTTAGAAGGGGGCCGATAGTTTCGCGAGCATGCAAATGAACGCGACCATCAAAGGCAAAATATGCATATACACCGATTTATATACGCTGCTTTTCGGCCTCTCGATTTTTCGATCGCCATCAATGGAATTATTCTTCGCGTTTCTCTTCCATAACCTTTGAACTAGCTCTtcctttccttcctttctttttctccactCAACTTTGACTAATTTTTCCAGGATCAATGTGTTCGCGAGGGTGGGTGTTTCGTAACATTTATGGTACAGAGTGGCTTAGATTTGGTTCGTAACTCTTCACGATACGATAAGAAAAGCGACCGAGACGCGTAAGGTTCTTATCCGAGGAGAAGGGTAAAAATTCAGGAGTAAACGAGGTATCGTCGATCGAGTTAGCGGCTGTTCGTTTTCTCGCGATGTCTCGTCGAAAGGAATCGTTGAAATCTGTGCAACGCGTTAGGGGATGAAGAACGGAGAACCCGCGACAGGAGAAGGAAAAGTTTTCGTAGGTGAAACGCGTGGCTCTCTCGTATCGAGCAAGTCGGGTAATACTCGGGAAGAAGTTGTTCGAGAACCACGGAGAACGTTAATTCGGTTAACGGGctcgtttctcgtttctcgtTTCCCTCGCACCTGCTACCGTTTCCACTGTCGTTGCCTATTTCGTGTATCCTGCGACCAACTTTGGGTCGCACGTTCTCCGTTTCGACCTCTCTTCGCCGTGTCACGCAAATGTATCAAAGTTACGGTGTATTCGATGCTGACCTTTCGATCGATACCCGATCGACCTCGAAATGCTTTAATCCGATTGTATTAGGGTAAAAAGTTGAATCGATATTCCTATGCAGAATCGCGGGGTTGGTTTCATCAGGGAGACGAGTTAAGGGTTCGCGACACGATTGGCCCGGTCGTCGAAATTTCGAGGAAACAAATGATCGATAGCGGTGATTCCAGCGCTCGTAGGGTAGTAGGATACGGTGACACGTGAAATTCGTCGGTCATCGACTAACGAGTAACGTTGGAAATttcaaaacgacgcgacgcgacgcgatggcGAGATTGCTAGTCGATCGATGTATCCAAGGCACGTTTCGATAATCGGTAATCCAGCGGGAAAGGTTCTCCTGTCTCGGTAAAAATTGCCAGGCGTTTCATTGTTTCCCCGTTTCGAGCGAGCTCGAATGTTTGAAGGAATAACGGACGAACGATACGCGGGAATGATTTTTTAGCGATCAAAAGAGAAGAGTTGCAACGCTGTCGATGAACGATGATGCATCGACGGACGACGATTGTTCGGAAGCCTGTTAGCGCCCGTTAGTAATCGGGATTCCACGGGTGTACCGCCCCCTACCTCCATTTCTCCTGCCATTCTCCACcacttcctcctcctcttcctcgttCACATCCACCtactcctcctcttcttcctgcCGCCACTACATTCCCATTCCTCTTCCCCTTTCATGTCCAGATCACGCGATGATACAGGAATGTCTGGGATGCCGAGAGCGATGGCGTAGAGCCCTTGGTTGACCCGGGGTGGCCATTATCGTGATTACATTAGGTGCTATCCTAACGGGAAACGTGGTGCCGCGCACCCTCGCCTCGGCCAGCTGTTTCGTCCACCGTGCGATTCGATTGAGAAATCCATCGAATCATCCCTAAGCATCCCGTATTAGCTGCAATTCGAATGATTCTTTACCTGGCGCTGTACGATTGTTAAATTCGATCGGATACCATTAAAGAGGCGTTGTTTCGATAGGAGAACGATGCCTGCGAAGAGTTTGCCTTGGTAATGGAACCGACGTCGTTTATCTCTTCCCGTTTCCAGACTTTATTCGAGTTTAGATGCTCCCTGGAGATCGCGGCATGGGACCAACGTTTTATAACTTGCCGCTTCTCCGTAGTGTCGTACGGTTCGGTTAGCCAACGACACGTTCCTATAGACGTTTGCGATTTTACGTTTCCTTCGACGTACGATCCTTTGTCTATTATGTAAATGGTAATAGATTAGATCGGCGGAGAGCGAAAGGTAACCGAAGCCGGAGGTGGGAACGTACGCGTCCTGGTTTCGCGTATTTCGGATAACGGATAGGGGGTTGCTGTCGGTCTACGGGGTGCAACGGCGGACGCGACCACGTATTGTGTACCCGAATCGAAGCTCGATCGGGTTTTAAAAACCGCGAGACCGCCCGTGTAACAATAATCGTGGAACAAGCCTCGTCTTTTCCGGCGAGGAACAAAACCGTTTCCTCGTTTCCGCATCCCTTCTTCCCGAAACAGTTTCGCGTAATTTCATAAGACCGCAATCTACGCGGTGAAACGGGAGGAAAATGGCCGCAATGTTTTCCTCCGTAGTCGAGGGAAGTGGAGAACTAGGATGTTGCCACGAAAGTTCATTTCTTGTTATCCTGTTTTCTGGATCGTCTGTCGCTTTCGCTCTTCCGACTACCCTTTAGCGCCACGAATTCTCTAATACACCCTTTCCTAGCGCAACCGAACCATCGAGGTCGCAGGGCGAAAATAGTTTCGCTGTCGGTCCAATCCGCTTTGGAagaaattcgaaaaaaaaaaaagaaaaaaaaagatagaagcgTAGAATTTGCGGTGTCCCGCGCGTTTGTTCGGCGGCCGGGCGACACTCGTTTCTCAGCGAATTTAGTATTTATACCCTACTCTTCTTCGCAACGTCACCCCTTCCATTTCGTTCTCTTTCCGCCTTTTTTCCTGTTTCTCGTTGCACCGTTCATTTCGGTTTCACGTTGTGTGCGTCTCGTTTGCGAGGGTTTTTGTGTacgcaattattattattattaagtttGGTCGGACCGAGGATGGGAAGGGGTTGCAGGCGCGGGGGTGAGCCAGGAAGGAGTGCGAGAGCAAAAGCGAGTTGTGGCCGCGGGTGAATGCGCGTTGTTGTATACATCTCGCCGTGTTTCCGTGCTCCGCGTAATTACCGTAGAGCGAAAGCTTAATCATTGCCGACTCGCCGCGCGGGAAATTAGCAACCGCTCGCGAAAGGATCCCGCGTGTACGCGATAGGTTGGTAGCAATAACCAGCGAGGGTGAGAGGGGTTCGAAAGTGAACGGCTAACCGCGGATACGGGGATCCTTTCTTCGAAATTCGACGAAACTCGCACCCCATTTTACGACAGAATCTGCGAGCGGAATCGAACGCTGGCTCGTCCTCGCGAGTAGGAGGCAAAGTTGCGGTTAGACACGCGACGACGAGATCCGATCGATCGCGTGTACGCGCACTCGCGCTAGTTTCTCTACGCTGTTGCCCATCGGGGGAAAATTACGACGTACGCGTCGTTTATGGAACTTTCGAAAGTCTCGATCTCGACGTCCTTCCTCGGGTTGTCGCGTGCGCTAGCAGCACGGCAACGGCGTTTCTCGCCTCTCAACAATCGGATCCACCGTGGCTTTCGTGTCGCGTTCACAGCAGCGCGCCGCTCGCCCGAGATCGATCGATTTCCGTCCTTTCTGCCCCAT of the Osmia lignaria lignaria isolate PbOS001 chromosome 7, iyOsmLign1, whole genome shotgun sequence genome contains:
- the LOC117604619 gene encoding uncharacterized protein LOC117604619 codes for the protein MIEMIFLVLFVGSLGASAAPGASFLAENTESVWSSLPSTENLEEKAMPLSKLVVDKPFLLPGGLNLLEKSQVPAKLPGTRNLEEKRIPELVLQKLAQPPREIHQ
- the LOC117604610 gene encoding uncharacterized protein LOC117604610 — translated: MSREAIPRRAALSFTALGGILDMDQIMESDTWHDINRFMQQNFRQQVLKQLSPERVAEGDEHSGEDRKTSSSKKSRAKGKSQEDEEKSTETKEDGGQGSLENEKNQGKGKKGASQKRIVDGKGKKEGKQRRVPKEKPSKTSKASNNRQKVENVLKPNAKVNSISKPTRKKAASAAKDTQAAGTETVNVITNKNETMISTLGSINSQLPVNTSTPKSKRAQVNDLIGEKETEKNASGLKKAPFSADASSKKCRATEICPRKDLSKRRDEVTAGKKKNTNASVNCETEKTKRKKENKEPLSSNAGKPLKCSKQEEKNTETGKKKIGKHEQRLIEKRKRREERKIKRHERNAEKAMKAFAHHVTKIVTKMGYLPDSGSYPMDDSDLSDEYLSFSDSSCSCSSTCSNCSCYLNKS